A single genomic interval of Lewinellaceae bacterium harbors:
- a CDS encoding TolC family protein: protein MNWNEVLKGILSAVVMLLTITGRGQETLTIQQCMDLVEKQSLSVQASTYDVHRAEINLRESKQALMPDLSADGQFSYSFGRTIDPTTNLFESQNLGFNSFNLRSSVPIFQGGQLRREIIAAQQSLAALDLRSQETQLNTRMDVLQAYVTHLFEAERIKNAEGQMAISQHQLDQVDERIKAEVAPAVDRLQWQAQLARNTQDRIQRLNAMENAGHQLRNLLNLDPEAPLNLQEPDGSAAVAEEAYTFASVMQRLMNSHPGIQADARNVQLAETNISIAESRYLPTLYAGASVNTNYSTLGSTSYFEQLNQNLGVGVGVALNVPIYDRGTRRAEVHRQENALDLARNTQQQNLNSLRQQVQQLLTDLRSAREEMTAATTKVEYLKTTLDNMQQRFGLGMVNNYELLDAQNQYEQAVNDLTIAKFDLLYRRLVINLLEDGTIN from the coding sequence ATGAATTGGAATGAAGTATTGAAAGGGATCCTCAGTGCCGTAGTGATGTTACTGACAATTACGGGTCGTGGTCAGGAAACCTTGACCATCCAACAGTGCATGGATCTGGTTGAAAAACAGAGTTTGTCTGTGCAGGCCAGTACGTACGACGTACACCGTGCGGAGATCAACCTGCGCGAAAGCAAGCAGGCGCTAATGCCGGATCTATCGGCAGACGGTCAGTTTAGTTACAGCTTTGGACGGACAATTGACCCGACGACTAACCTGTTTGAATCTCAGAATCTGGGATTTAACAGTTTTAATCTCCGCAGCAGTGTGCCTATATTCCAGGGTGGGCAACTACGGCGCGAGATCATCGCAGCACAGCAGTCCCTGGCGGCGCTGGATCTTCGCAGTCAGGAGACTCAACTAAATACACGCATGGATGTGCTCCAGGCATATGTCACCCATTTATTTGAAGCGGAGCGTATCAAAAATGCCGAGGGGCAGATGGCAATATCCCAGCATCAGCTGGATCAGGTCGATGAACGAATTAAAGCAGAGGTGGCACCAGCGGTCGACCGGCTTCAATGGCAGGCACAACTGGCCCGCAACACACAAGACCGCATCCAGCGATTGAATGCGATGGAAAATGCCGGGCATCAACTGCGCAACCTGTTGAACCTGGATCCGGAAGCTCCGCTGAACCTTCAGGAACCGGACGGTTCCGCTGCGGTAGCAGAGGAAGCCTATACGTTCGCTTCGGTGATGCAGCGGCTTATGAACAGCCATCCCGGAATCCAGGCGGATGCCCGGAATGTACAATTGGCAGAAACCAACATTTCCATTGCGGAGTCCAGATACCTGCCTACCCTGTACGCCGGAGCGAGCGTGAACACTAATTATTCAACCCTGGGTTCGACTTCTTATTTTGAACAATTGAATCAAAACCTGGGTGTTGGAGTAGGGGTGGCACTGAATGTCCCGATTTACGACCGGGGTACCCGCCGTGCGGAAGTCCACCGTCAGGAAAATGCCCTGGATCTGGCACGAAACACCCAACAGCAAAACCTGAACAGTCTCCGCCAACAAGTTCAACAGTTATTGACTGACCTGCGCAGTGCCCGGGAAGAAATGACCGCAGCAACGACCAAAGTTGAATACCTCAAAACAACCCTGGATAATATGCAGCAACGCTTTGGACTGGGGATGGTCAACAACTATGAACTGCTGGATGCACAAAACCAATACGAGCAAGCCGTCAACGACCTGACCATTGCCAAATTTGATTTGCTGTACCGCCGCCTGGTTATCAACCTGCTGGAAGATGGTACCATCAACTAG
- a CDS encoding chloride channel protein, with protein sequence MRLIDRIYIKVLAWRRRYLRDYTFVLLLAVLVGIVAGLASVVLKTIINTVEIYTTTLTSKGFFLFVPLLGILLVSALKRFFFQKVSTFSGIGSIIYSIARTNARIPGMLMYTRMITSGLTMGFGGSAGLEAPAVVTGSAIGSNLASFFNLGHKFRTLFIGCGSAAGLAAIFNAPVAGTLFALEVLIPHFSTEIFIPVLISAASGSLFSQLFMDGEVLFQISEVSVFKANEVPLVVLLGLLSGITSIYYTKVGGWVQNKLKQMESWYLRAIIGGVLLGVLLYAFPLFYGEGYLSVRFLLDHEVNGLYESSLFSFLPNTALFLSIFMIALVLFKPIAASLTLGGGGDGGMFAPSFITGAYLGYLFFSLVELAFPSWLINPTNYILLGMSGVLAGVMHSPLTAIFLIAEMSGGYTLFIPLMIIVSCAYFMKLYFHQKPIYLQSKLLEDINFEHQEAISLHQMEMQDLLETDLRQINPEMTLGDLVKIIASSRRNLFPVVQTGQLMGVLLLDDIRPIMFDTSRYQELKAKDLMILPPATIEWNEPMSSVLSKFEKTGAWNLPVLDGGKYKGFISKSNILSEYREALRKSRDID encoded by the coding sequence GTGCGATTGATTGACCGGATTTACATTAAGGTGCTGGCTTGGCGGAGGCGCTATCTGAGGGATTATACATTTGTTCTTTTGCTTGCTGTCCTGGTGGGCATCGTTGCCGGACTGGCATCTGTGGTATTAAAGACCATCATCAATACGGTGGAGATCTATACCACCACACTTACCTCCAAAGGTTTTTTCCTCTTTGTGCCTTTATTGGGTATCCTGCTCGTTAGCGCACTGAAGCGTTTTTTCTTTCAGAAGGTCTCGACCTTTTCGGGTATTGGCAGCATCATTTATTCAATTGCCCGCACCAATGCACGTATTCCGGGCATGCTGATGTACACCCGGATGATCACTTCGGGCCTGACCATGGGTTTTGGTGGCAGCGCCGGACTGGAAGCCCCGGCCGTGGTGACAGGTAGTGCAATCGGAAGCAATCTGGCATCCTTCTTCAATTTGGGTCATAAGTTCAGGACCCTGTTTATCGGGTGTGGATCTGCAGCCGGCCTGGCAGCCATCTTTAATGCACCGGTTGCGGGGACCTTGTTTGCGCTGGAAGTGCTGATCCCTCATTTTTCGACGGAGATATTTATTCCGGTACTGATCTCTGCGGCCTCCGGGAGCTTGTTTTCTCAGCTGTTCATGGACGGTGAAGTATTGTTTCAGATTTCGGAAGTTTCGGTATTCAAAGCGAATGAGGTGCCACTGGTGGTCTTGCTGGGATTGCTGTCTGGGATAACCAGTATCTACTATACGAAAGTGGGAGGCTGGGTGCAGAACAAGCTGAAACAAATGGAAAGCTGGTACTTGCGGGCCATTATAGGCGGTGTGTTGCTGGGTGTCTTGTTGTATGCTTTCCCGTTGTTTTACGGTGAAGGATACCTGAGTGTCCGGTTTTTACTGGATCATGAAGTGAACGGACTTTACGAGTCTTCCTTGTTTAGTTTCTTACCCAATACGGCCTTGTTCCTGTCAATATTCATGATCGCACTGGTCCTGTTTAAGCCGATCGCTGCCAGCCTGACCCTGGGTGGGGGTGGTGACGGAGGTATGTTTGCTCCCTCCTTCATCACGGGAGCTTATCTGGGATATTTGTTTTTTTCTCTGGTTGAACTGGCATTTCCTTCCTGGCTGATCAACCCGACGAATTATATCCTCCTGGGGATGAGTGGTGTGCTTGCGGGTGTTATGCATTCTCCGCTCACTGCGATCTTTCTGATCGCTGAGATGTCCGGAGGATATACCCTGTTTATCCCCCTGATGATCATCGTGTCCTGTGCCTATTTTATGAAGTTGTACTTCCACCAGAAGCCGATCTACCTGCAATCCAAGTTATTGGAAGACATCAACTTTGAACACCAGGAAGCGATTTCGCTGCATCAGATGGAAATGCAGGATTTACTGGAAACGGATTTGCGGCAAATTAATCCTGAAATGACCCTTGGGGATCTGGTGAAAATTATTGCTAGCTCCCGGCGTAACTTATTTCCGGTCGTTCAGACCGGACAGTTGATGGGTGTGTTACTGTTGGATGACATCCGCCCGATTATGTTTGATACCAGCCGGTACCAGGAGCTGAAGGCCAAGGATTTGATGATCCTTCCTCCTGCGACCATCGAATGGAATGAGCCCATGTCTTCGGTGCTCTCCAAGTTCGAGAAGACGGGAGCCTGGAACCTTCCGGTCCTGGATGGAGGAAAGTATAAAGGTTTCATTTCAAAATCCAACATCCTGTCTGAGTACCGGGAGGCGTTGAGGAAATCCAGGGATATTGATTAA
- the pdxH gene encoding pyridoxamine 5'-phosphate oxidase — MKLFDMRKEYRAPEISLEDMNPDPFTQFEQWFSEAKELYGDHTNAMSLATASAGAAPSLRTVLLKSFDREGFVFFTNYASRKAREISDNPQVALMFPWIEMHRQVIITGTASKISTAESLSYFISRPRGSQLGAWISQQSSVISSRKALMIQWEHMKEKFKDGNIPLPDFWGGFRVVPSNFEFWQGQENRLHDRFYYSPQDDGGWVIELLSP; from the coding sequence ATGAAGTTATTCGACATGCGCAAGGAGTACAGGGCCCCGGAGATCAGTCTGGAGGATATGAATCCGGATCCCTTCACCCAATTTGAACAATGGTTCTCCGAAGCCAAAGAACTTTATGGTGACCACACCAATGCCATGAGTCTGGCTACCGCATCGGCCGGGGCAGCACCATCGCTGCGGACGGTCCTGCTGAAATCATTTGACCGGGAAGGCTTTGTTTTCTTTACCAACTACGCCAGCCGCAAGGCCCGGGAAATAAGTGATAATCCTCAGGTTGCGCTGATGTTTCCCTGGATCGAAATGCACCGCCAGGTGATCATTACCGGAACAGCCAGCAAGATATCCACAGCGGAGTCTTTGTCCTATTTCATCTCCCGGCCCCGGGGTAGCCAGCTGGGTGCCTGGATCTCACAGCAGAGCAGCGTGATCTCATCGCGTAAGGCACTGATGATACAGTGGGAACACATGAAAGAAAAATTTAAGGATGGTAACATACCCTTGCCGGATTTCTGGGGAGGTTTCCGGGTCGTACCGTCCAATTTTGAATTCTGGCAAGGACAGGAAAACCGCCTGCACGATCGTTTTTATTATTCTCCACAGGATGATGGCGGATGGGTGATCGAGTTGCTTTCGCCGTGA
- a CDS encoding class I SAM-dependent methyltransferase: MTRNDHFSRQAEGYSLYRPAYPKTLINFLLENADGRDRLWDAGTGNGQLARQLATDFTQVFATDHSANQLNFARGPENVKFIHCPSEKTPLPDNSIDMVTIAQAIHWFDRPAFYQEVRRVGKSGSKIAALGYGSLQIEGLEEILAAFHSRTFGEFLSAERRHVDEHYRNLYFPFPEVPCPEFRQSFVWDLPMLEGYFNTWSSVQKYIDKYAVNPVGALMRAIQDKLDGEMEVRVTFPYFMRLGTIGSG; encoded by the coding sequence TTGACACGCAATGATCACTTCTCGCGGCAGGCGGAAGGTTACTCTCTTTATCGTCCTGCTTATCCAAAGACATTGATAAATTTTCTCCTGGAGAATGCAGATGGCCGGGATAGGCTATGGGATGCGGGGACAGGTAATGGACAACTGGCCCGACAGCTTGCTACTGATTTTACCCAGGTTTTTGCCACGGATCATAGCGCCAATCAGCTCAACTTTGCCCGGGGCCCGGAAAATGTTAAGTTCATCCATTGTCCGTCGGAAAAAACGCCATTGCCGGATAACAGCATTGATATGGTGACCATCGCTCAGGCTATCCACTGGTTTGATCGCCCGGCATTCTACCAGGAGGTGCGCCGGGTTGGGAAGTCCGGGTCTAAAATTGCCGCCTTAGGCTACGGATCATTACAGATAGAAGGCCTGGAGGAGATTTTGGCTGCGTTTCATTCCAGAACATTTGGGGAATTTTTATCTGCTGAACGGAGACACGTGGATGAACATTACCGTAACCTCTACTTTCCATTTCCGGAGGTCCCTTGCCCGGAATTCAGGCAATCGTTTGTATGGGACTTGCCAATGCTTGAGGGCTATTTCAATACCTGGTCCAGTGTACAAAAATACATCGATAAATATGCGGTCAATCCAGTGGGTGCGTTGATGCGCGCGATTCAGGATAAACTGGATGGGGAAATGGAAGTTCGCGTGACATTCCCTTATTTCATGCGGCTGGGGACCATCGGAAGCGGATGA
- a CDS encoding sugar transferase — translation MNRQRRLLDTRIYIAADFLMAALAWTLFFIYRKNLENGSIQLPADLNDINYFYAVLIIPVGWILFYYIFDKYNDIYRLSRLATFTRTFFLSFMGVVFLFFTLILDDFIVNYRTYYQSFLTLFCLHFLLTVTSRMILLTRASRKLKAGLVAYNTIIIGGDTTALELYQDIISRPKKLGHKFIGFIDSNGKSKNLLAQYLPKLGHIAQLPDIIEHQEIEEVLIAIETSEHNRLKSILNILFDYDDRVLVKITPDMYDIMLGTVKMNHVYGAILIEIQPVLMPKWEKMLKRLMDIVISLIALVILFPLIIYIIIRVRLSSPGPIFFTQERVGQGGEPFNIIKFRSMFVDAEPNGPQLSHSDDERCTPWGRLMRKWRLDEIPQFWNVLKGDMSLVGPRPERRYYINKILQKDPHFKHLLKVRPGITSWGQVKYGYASTVEQMVQRMKFDILYLENMSLALDIKIMFYTILVILQGKGK, via the coding sequence ATGAATCGCCAGAGACGCCTGTTAGATACGCGGATTTACATCGCTGCCGATTTCCTCATGGCAGCGCTTGCCTGGACCTTGTTCTTTATCTACCGTAAAAATCTGGAGAACGGTTCTATCCAGTTACCTGCCGACCTGAACGATATCAACTACTTCTACGCTGTATTGATCATCCCCGTCGGCTGGATACTATTCTACTATATATTTGACAAATACAACGACATCTACCGTCTCTCGCGCCTGGCTACCTTCACCCGCACTTTCTTCCTGAGTTTCATGGGGGTGGTCTTCTTGTTTTTCACCCTGATCCTGGATGACTTCATCGTGAACTACCGAACCTATTACCAGTCCTTCCTTACCCTGTTTTGCCTGCATTTCCTACTCACGGTCACCTCCCGGATGATCCTGCTGACGCGGGCCTCCCGTAAACTGAAAGCTGGTCTGGTGGCGTACAATACCATCATTATTGGCGGGGATACCACTGCATTGGAATTGTATCAGGACATTATCTCCAGGCCAAAAAAATTGGGACATAAGTTCATTGGATTCATTGACAGCAATGGAAAATCGAAAAATCTGCTGGCTCAATATCTACCCAAATTAGGACATATAGCACAGCTGCCCGACATCATCGAACATCAGGAGATCGAGGAAGTATTGATTGCCATCGAGACCTCTGAACACAACCGGCTAAAAAGCATTCTGAATATTCTGTTTGATTACGACGACCGGGTCCTGGTGAAGATCACACCTGACATGTATGACATCATGCTGGGAACGGTGAAAATGAATCACGTTTACGGCGCCATCCTGATTGAGATCCAACCGGTGTTGATGCCCAAATGGGAAAAAATGCTTAAACGGCTGATGGACATTGTGATCAGCCTGATTGCATTGGTAATCCTGTTCCCCCTGATCATTTACATCATCATCCGGGTGCGGCTGTCTTCTCCCGGCCCGATTTTCTTTACCCAGGAGCGGGTGGGTCAAGGGGGTGAGCCGTTCAATATCATCAAGTTCCGCTCGATGTTTGTCGATGCCGAACCGAATGGGCCACAGCTTTCCCATTCCGATGACGAGCGTTGCACCCCGTGGGGGCGGCTCATGCGTAAATGGCGACTTGATGAGATACCGCAATTCTGGAATGTGTTGAAAGGTGATATGTCACTGGTAGGCCCCCGCCCGGAACGCCGCTATTACATCAACAAGATCCTGCAGAAGGATCCGCATTTCAAACATCTGCTCAAGGTGCGCCCGGGTATCACATCCTGGGGACAGGTCAAATATGGATATGCCTCTACCGTGGAGCAAATGGTACAACGCATGAAATTTGACATCCTTTATCTGGAGAATATGTCCCTGGCGCTGGATATCAAGATCATGTTTTATACGATCCTGGTCATCCTGCAGGGCAAAGGCAAATAA
- a CDS encoding Gfo/Idh/MocA family oxidoreductase has product MRIGVAGAGHLGKIHLRCIQQISEYELVGFYDTNPDTREMVAADLGVQAFSDYPSLVAACDILDIVTPTGTHYALASEALIAGKHVFIEKPVCATMLEASELLQLARNKGLKVQVGHVERFNPAFQAIEPYGFEPMFIEGHRLAQFNPRGTDVSVVLDLMIHDLDLVLHLIHAPVKEIHANGVAVISKEPDICNARIVFENGATVNLTASRISLKNMRKLRLFQPHCYVSIDFLEKEVQIVQLADTVSPDQASEYIPLDTGHGRKYIKLESPVVQPNNAIVDELRKFLQSIRDDKPVLVDLEDGTRALEIAFRIMEKINASHAAI; this is encoded by the coding sequence ATGCGTATAGGAGTAGCCGGTGCAGGGCACCTGGGAAAAATCCACTTGCGATGCATCCAACAAATATCTGAATACGAACTCGTTGGATTTTACGACACGAATCCGGATACCCGTGAGATGGTTGCCGCTGACCTGGGTGTTCAAGCATTTTCGGATTACCCTTCATTGGTTGCCGCTTGTGATATCCTGGATATTGTGACCCCTACCGGAACCCATTATGCCCTCGCCTCAGAGGCATTGATTGCCGGAAAACATGTATTCATCGAGAAGCCGGTGTGTGCCACCATGCTGGAAGCCAGCGAATTATTACAACTGGCTCGCAACAAAGGGCTAAAAGTACAGGTCGGTCATGTAGAGCGCTTTAATCCTGCCTTTCAGGCCATTGAGCCATATGGATTTGAACCCATGTTCATTGAAGGTCACCGCCTGGCCCAATTTAATCCGCGAGGTACGGACGTATCTGTAGTCCTTGATCTGATGATCCATGATCTGGACCTGGTCCTGCACCTGATCCATGCTCCGGTTAAAGAGATACACGCAAACGGTGTGGCGGTTATCTCCAAAGAACCGGACATCTGCAATGCACGCATTGTGTTTGAAAACGGAGCCACTGTCAATCTGACTGCCAGCAGAATTTCACTGAAGAATATGCGCAAATTGCGCCTCTTTCAGCCACACTGCTATGTATCCATCGACTTCCTCGAAAAAGAGGTACAAATCGTTCAGCTGGCCGATACCGTCAGTCCGGATCAGGCATCCGAATACATTCCGCTTGATACCGGTCATGGCCGTAAATACATCAAATTGGAGAGTCCGGTCGTGCAGCCCAACAATGCGATCGTGGATGAGCTCCGAAAATTTCTCCAGAGCATCCGGGATGATAAACCGGTATTGGTAGATCTGGAGGATGGCACGCGGGCGTTGGAGATCGCGTTCAGGATCATGGAGAAGATCAATGCATCGCATGCAGCCATCTGA
- a CDS encoding zinc carboxypeptidase, with amino-acid sequence MVIALGVSVACALSGQQPTLAYYLPDIPYDPAITTPAAFLGHEVGEWHVSHDRLYQYMLQLARESDRITVQEYARTYEARPLLLLTITSEANQRNIKAIQAKHMAWCDPNQDVGMDPQDMPTVLYQGYSIHGNEPSGVNAALLTAYYLAAGQSKEVKDILDHVVILFDPCFNPDGVQRFSGWVNSYKGQELISDPASEELNEPWPGGRTNHYWFDLNRDWMLLQHPESRGRVANFYAWRPNILTDHHEMGSNSTFFFMPGDQRRVHPLTPKINQELTFAIAEYHVKALDSIGSLYFSQQNYDDYYYGKGSSYPDMNGCVGILFEQASARGHLRETDNGLLSFPYAIRNHVNTALSTYRAAVGLRNDLLTYQRQFFIDNAKEAKSFPVKAYVFQDKQDPVKVARLVDQLKQQQINIYHLKQPVSAQGKNFSEDAYIIPMDQTQYRVVRALFETITHFEDSIFYDISTWTMPLAYNVEYATLDARNFRPDLLGSPADGMLKPGMIKGGKATYAYMIPWEDYFTPAIAYQLLAKGLHVRANDEPLQGMVGSEKRDFAAGCLILPVANQSMDAESIHALLESLCQKMGVNAYALSSGYTHPINLGSPNTSAIQEPKIALVIGEGVQSSDAGEIWFMLDQRFQIPVTLISSTDFSRLDIQRYTTVIIPDGSPRINQAGVDKLKSWVQAGGILINMEGAALWAASNNLAKVSRKSLKDGDDINLPYGELSDYQRTRYIAGAIMQAKMDLTHPLAFGYTRETLPIFRRGNTLFEMPANKNATPIQYTDHARLSGYVPAAYLPAMDGSAEVVVNQLGRGRVINFADDLNFRAFWYGTTKLMMNGIFFGSMISPNACERLGE; translated from the coding sequence ATGGTCATAGCCCTGGGGGTTTCTGTGGCTTGTGCCTTGTCCGGACAGCAACCTACGCTGGCATATTATCTTCCGGACATACCTTATGATCCGGCAATTACCACCCCGGCAGCCTTTCTCGGTCATGAAGTAGGAGAGTGGCACGTAAGCCATGACCGCTTGTACCAATACATGTTACAATTAGCCAGAGAATCGGACCGGATAACCGTGCAGGAGTATGCCCGGACTTATGAAGCACGGCCGCTTTTATTGCTGACCATCACTTCGGAAGCAAACCAACGCAACATAAAGGCCATCCAGGCAAAACACATGGCATGGTGCGATCCGAATCAGGATGTGGGCATGGATCCTCAGGATATGCCTACCGTATTGTATCAGGGTTACAGCATCCATGGCAACGAACCCAGCGGCGTCAATGCTGCTTTATTGACGGCTTATTACCTCGCAGCAGGACAAAGCAAAGAGGTAAAAGATATCCTGGATCATGTCGTGATCTTGTTTGATCCATGTTTTAATCCCGATGGAGTACAGCGCTTTTCCGGGTGGGTAAACAGCTATAAAGGACAGGAACTGATCTCCGATCCGGCGTCAGAAGAATTGAATGAACCCTGGCCAGGAGGACGTACCAATCACTACTGGTTTGATCTGAACAGGGACTGGATGTTGCTGCAACACCCCGAATCGCGTGGCCGTGTGGCCAACTTTTATGCCTGGAGGCCCAATATCCTCACGGACCACCATGAGATGGGATCCAACAGTACTTTTTTCTTCATGCCCGGCGATCAGCGACGGGTACATCCGTTGACTCCGAAAATAAATCAGGAACTAACCTTTGCGATTGCAGAATATCACGTCAAAGCTCTGGACAGCATCGGTTCCCTGTACTTCTCCCAGCAGAATTACGACGACTATTATTACGGCAAAGGCTCATCCTATCCAGATATGAACGGATGTGTGGGCATCCTTTTTGAACAAGCCTCGGCTCGCGGACACCTGCGGGAAACCGATAACGGATTGCTTTCTTTTCCCTATGCTATCCGTAACCATGTTAATACCGCCTTGTCCACCTATCGGGCTGCCGTCGGCCTGCGTAATGACTTGCTGACGTATCAACGGCAGTTTTTTATTGACAATGCGAAAGAAGCAAAATCATTCCCGGTCAAAGCCTATGTCTTTCAGGATAAACAGGATCCGGTGAAAGTGGCGCGTCTGGTGGATCAGCTCAAGCAGCAGCAAATTAACATTTACCATTTAAAACAGCCGGTCTCGGCACAGGGGAAAAACTTTAGTGAAGATGCCTACATCATCCCCATGGACCAGACCCAGTACCGGGTGGTAAGAGCTTTGTTTGAAACGATCACCCATTTTGAAGACAGCATCTTTTATGACATATCAACCTGGACCATGCCCCTGGCTTATAATGTGGAATATGCCACGCTGGATGCCCGGAATTTCCGACCGGATTTGTTAGGCAGTCCCGCTGATGGAATGCTTAAGCCGGGGATGATCAAAGGTGGAAAAGCAACTTATGCGTATATGATCCCCTGGGAAGATTATTTTACGCCTGCAATTGCTTATCAGCTGCTGGCAAAAGGGTTGCATGTCAGGGCTAATGATGAACCATTGCAGGGAATGGTAGGTTCAGAAAAGCGGGATTTCGCTGCCGGATGTCTGATTCTCCCGGTCGCCAATCAATCCATGGATGCAGAGTCTATCCACGCTTTGCTGGAATCGCTCTGCCAGAAAATGGGCGTAAATGCCTATGCACTGTCCAGTGGATACACCCACCCGATCAACCTGGGTAGCCCGAATACATCGGCCATCCAGGAGCCCAAGATCGCATTGGTCATCGGAGAGGGGGTCCAGTCCAGCGATGCTGGTGAGATTTGGTTTATGCTGGACCAGCGTTTTCAGATACCGGTTACCTTAATTTCTTCAACCGATTTTTCACGGTTGGACATCCAGCGTTATACGACAGTCATCATTCCGGATGGATCTCCGCGGATCAATCAGGCCGGTGTGGATAAATTGAAATCCTGGGTGCAGGCCGGTGGTATCCTGATTAATATGGAGGGAGCGGCATTGTGGGCTGCTTCCAATAACCTGGCTAAAGTCAGCAGGAAAAGCCTTAAAGATGGGGATGACATCAACCTCCCGTATGGGGAGCTGAGTGATTACCAGCGTACCCGGTACATTGCCGGTGCAATCATGCAGGCAAAAATGGATCTTACCCATCCGTTGGCATTCGGCTATACACGGGAGACTTTGCCCATTTTCCGCAGAGGTAACACCTTGTTCGAAATGCCGGCCAATAAAAATGCCACTCCGATTCAATACACCGATCATGCGCGGTTGAGCGGGTATGTACCTGCAGCATATCTCCCAGCAATGGATGGCAGTGCCGAGGTGGTCGTCAATCAATTAGGCCGAGGGCGGGTCATCAATTTTGCGGATGATCTCAATTTTCGTGCCTTTTGGTATGGTACAACCAAGTTGATGATGAACGGGATCTTTTTTGGTTCCATGATCTCACCCAACGCCTGCGAGCGGTTAGGGGAATGA